The genome window TACCAATTGAGACTGAGATAATCTGTGAACACGTGAATGATGGAGTGCAGTGCTTATCCACATCCCGTATACAAGTGTTTAAGTGCTCCTATCTGGCCCTGGAAGAGCACTTCAGCATTAAGAGATCTATTTTTAGGAAGAGGCATTTCTGGAATTCAACCACAGATAGAAAAGCAATAACTAGTGCCAAGCTTTGTGCAGCAATACAAATATTTGAATATGTACCTTCAAGTGCATACTTCTTAATTAATACACTGAAGTTTCTGAGCCTGCAGTTTATGATCTGAATGAGATAATCTTGAAAAGGCAAGCAAGCATGCCATTTAAGGGAATATCCAGTTATATAGCAGAATTTTATTCCCTCTTGTATTAAACCTTTATCAATGAATCTGTAAATTGAGGCAGCTCTAAGGGATGttcataaaaaaaccaaacaacaaccaaccaaccaaaataTCAACCAGAAAAACCACAAACGCACTGTAATAAAACCTCCACAAAACTGTTCCTGGTGCTACATGGGTATGCTAGGGAAGGGGGTTTTGATTCATCATTTTGAGATTTATCCCTCTTTGAAATAAGCTTTAAAGCAGACTGAAATGTTTGTTCTTCTTCACATAGGTATTTCTCTAAGGCCCTCAAGTGTCAGAAGTTCTTGCTGAACGAATTTGGCCTTCCCTTCCATTCTGTTCTCTATTCAGATGCAGCCTTTACAACACTTCTGCAACTTAGTTTTCCTTTAGATAAGCACAACACAAGAACcaagtaaaacagaaaacagagactATTCAAATGGATAAAATGCTAAACCCAGGAAAGATACCTTACAAAATGGTTGACCTGCTGACTTGCCTGCCTGAAATCCAGTGAATctcatgtattttctttttaagtttaGATGGTAAATTCAGCCAGGTTAGTATGAGGCCCAGGTCAGTCTCCAGTATTTAATACACACTAAACTCCAgagataaaagcagaaaaataaaaaactctaCTTAGATTTATTATCACTGACTCCATGTGATCAAATAAATGAGATTTGggggatattttttttataacacACAAACATCCTAGTTTCTGATAAATAGAATACCACTAAGTGAAGAAATCAGATTCTGCTACCAAAAACCTGATAGTTCACCAAGACTGATACAGCCAAACCCATTATTTCTCTGGGGACCCAACCAAGCTGAATACAGATctatacaaaaataaaacttatcGCAGGACTATCACTGCTAGACTACATCAGCTTTCTACCCAGGTCACAAGCTAACCTAGATCTAGATGTGCTTTGTTTTGCAGACTGGCAAACTGGTTTTTTATAATCTAATATTTATAGCATAGAGCAACAAGACATCTCAAGCCCTATAATTTCATTGAGAGACTAGATTTGAAATGTGCTGGGAAAAAATCTGCCTTCAGTAGAACAATGAGTCCTAATGATTGCATTACCAAAACTGTACTTACATTCATGTAATCATACAGCCTTTCTGAAGCAGTTCCTACTGATAAAGCAATATCTGCAGGGAAGCAATGCAGATATCTTCGGGCAAAAACATCAGGGTGGTGGTTCCTCCAAAAGTCCTCTaattctcccttttctttcagctgtttCTTGATAGATTTGAATCGAATCAGGGGGATtctatgcaaataaaataaacacacaaaaaaataactgGTTCTTCATTCTAGAACTCTCATAtactcttttctttaaaaaatgtttcttttttgagACGAGTAGCAATAGGCACAGGTCACCCTGGGAAGCCAGCTGACACATAATGCCAGATGTGTTTTCTTACCGTTCCATGGCCAGGATGAATGGGATGTAAACCACAGCCAACAGTATCACTCTCATGGTTCCAAGTGGCTCAGAGTCTGACATTCCTTTGCTCAGAAGTCCCTTTTTTATGGCCTGTTGTCAGCAGAGGGCCATTCGCCAGGTCAATCAATCGCAGGAGGTCAGTGCTTTGGCAGAAAACTGATTAATTTACCCTCAGATTAACCGCTGGATTGTGCAAATAGTGATGCCCAGTGGAACTACTCAGGCACAGATAACCAGGGCACAGTCTAGACCAAACAGATATTTTCATAACAATCCTTAATGTCTTTTACATAAATATGATATATGGGGAGAGCTTGGCTCCTCTTAGCATGGGAAAGAGGAAGCAGTCCAAGGACTTCATGCTTTTCAAGCTTGCTTTAGTGAGAAAGCCCTCAGAAGTGTTCAACATGGAGAAAGAGGACATAAGATATAACCATTTCCCTTTTGCATGGAGACATTTCAGCAGGGCCGAGCAGACAGACGTTTGATGGGCTTGTGACAAGTCACCCCCTAACAGCTCATGTTTAATTCCCTATTTATGGGAGAACTACAGTCTAAACATAAATTTGACTGCCACCCCAGAAAATGGGTCTTCAAAGTAAAAAACACAGCAGCCTGCAACATACAGTAATAAACAGCTAGAAGCTTTGCACACCTTTCAGCAAGACATTTGGAAGGGCTCGCTTCGATTTATTTTCCTGGGAGTTTCTTGAGGTTAGTGGCTCCCACCTCTGCTTGACACTTGGGTTCAAGTCAAGCCTTCAAAAAAATAGTGGTGTCAAAAAGAGACTCCGAGCTGGCAGACTGCAACCCCAAACCTATTAGCTGCCTGGGAGGAAGCTCAGCACTGAGTCTGCAATTTACTTTCAAGACTTTTTGAATCTTTCCTCTGCACAAGAAAGTGTGGTAAGCAACCGCATACTGCAGGCTAGCATATATTAAAGCCAAATTTGAATAAACAGCCATTTTTGTTCAAAGTACTATGGTAGGAGGCTGGGAAAAGACCAACAATATTCTTTCCCCTGCAACACACcgtttattaaaaataaactgctcACCATGTGAAGGTGAACTGGAACTAGGTAATCCTCCCAAAAGAGAGCAGATGCGCGACAGCACGGAGCTAAGAGTGAATATCAAGGATATGGAGGAGGCAGGTGTCATCATCTAGCAACAATGCTCCAGtcaagaaaaaacagcagaaaaaacaaaacacatggTGTTTGTGAGAAAAGACAGGGTCTAAATGCCTGTCACAGACTTTAAAGAAATGCAATGCAAACCATTATCAGAATATCCTaaagaaattcttaaaaattGTTCCTTTTAATCTCTTCCCTTGTTATGTCAGACTAATTAAGAATGGGCATGAGAACCTTAAAATCAGTAAGTTTAGAGCTCTATTCATTAGTCCCCTGGATTTTGAAATACATAGTTTGCTTTTTCTAATGTACCTCTAAAATTGTGAGGGCTAAACAAACTCAGCAAAGGCTGAGCATGGTGTCATCACACAGCTGTGTGCAGAGCTCTGGATCTGAAAAAGCACCAGCATCTCTATTAccatattttgtttcaaaaaataaTAGAATCTCAAAAATGCATATTGATTTCTACtttattgtgattttttgttCAATTATCTAGCTTTGAGTAATGTTCCCCATTTCTTCTGGACTCGGGGGTTTTACACAAGTTATCAGTGAACATCCACATTTTCTGTCCCACAGTCATCCCaaccactgagctgcaggagctggatgcTGGAAATGAGACTGGTCAGCAAAGATGCGGCCATTTGCGAACTTCCAGAAAGCAAAGGCATTTCTCAAGGAGACTCCACTGCCACCTGATGCACAGCAAGCCCCGGGGTAGGGCAGTGTCACTTTGACAAGAGTAAGACAATGTCTGTGCTGAACGCCTTTATCACTTGAACTTTTCCTCAAATGCCAAAAATGCTTCTGGGAAGTCATTAATGTTCATGTTGGAGAGCATCATGATAACTTTGAAGACGTGAAGTGGCTTTCAAAACACCACCTGGGTCTACTGAGGAGACTGCCTTTGCCTTAGAGGCTCCACTGAGTCCTTGATTCTCAGAAAGAACATGATTGTTCAGTTTACTGCAAATGTAGCCCTTTATTAATCCACATATGAAGGTTATTCTTTCCCAAATTCTCTGATTTCACAGTATGTTCCAAACAGACATTCATTTAGCTAACAGAGGTACAAAATACAGCAACAGAAGGTCATCATGACTTTTTTTTGATAAGCTGGAATAATGATTAAACTACAATCCAGAGGACCCCTAAGAAACAGTCATCTGCAGCTTAAAAGTTCCATTAAGTAGAAATAAttcaagtagaaaaaaatatatcccCATTTCTGTCTATAGACAGAGTACATTGTGAAGTTATTTGTCTACATATGGATTATTGAGAAAAATATGCCTACactatattattaatatattcgTACCTACACTTTCATGTTGTTCTGATTAGCAGGTTATCTGAAAAGATTTGTCTAAGGGACATGTCTTCACCATGGATGTAAATTCATTATTATTTATGCCAAATGCATTTGGTTTTCCACAACTGTAACCTACAGTGCCTTAGGAGGAGGGACCCTTGCCTTTAGAAGGTGCCACAGTTGcttagaaatgaaaacaaatacaacAACCCACTGAAtgagaatattttcttaaatgtcAGATCACATTCCAGGGTAACTGCTTGGAAAAGGATGCCCTGCAAAATCCAGAAATTACACATTCCCCACGGTGGTCCTCTGACAGGGCACGTGGTGCTAGAGCAGTAAAGAAGGGACTGGCTGGAGACGTTTGTTCAGTGTGAACTCTGTTGCTGCTGGGATGCCATACACAGCGCGTCCTGCCTTCTGTCACCAGAGAGGGAATTTTCAGCACCTCTCTTCCACAGCACCACCACAGATGAATGTGACATTATCTTTGTTCTCCAGGCTTGATACTCTGCCCAGCTTTTCCATCCATCTGTGTTAAAGCTTTAAGATAACTACCGGGTGGCAAGTTACACTCTGAAACTATGTGGCACCTTGCAAAATACATCCCTGAAAGTGCCACTTGTCTGGAAAGTCAGTCAGATATTGACTGGTATTTTAAACAATTTGACTATATCTGACATTTCTGCTGAAAGTCTCATAAAAGTTAAACATTTGAGTTTAAAAATTCGGCTTTCTGTGGAATTTACTTTACCAAGCCAACCCCCACTGCCCTTACTGGCCACACAGTGAGAGCAAGAGGTAGGAGCTGGGGCATTGGGGTGACTGTTTGGGGCAAAATCAGAGAACACTTACAGTGTGCAAGAAGAGGCAAGAAGGAATGTTTTTGGAGGCAGTGAGTGGGAGTGTGGGTGAGAGAGGGAGACCTGTCTATAATCCCCATCACCAAACACTCATTCAgttatcagaaatatttcagagccCTTGAGATTAACGGCTGGTGCCCTGTAAACAAAGCCTTATATTGGGAAGACAGAGTTACTGGCAGGCTAGTGCACAGCAGGAGAAAACCAAGGTGGGCCCCTGTCCCTCACAGTCCCTGCCATCCCAAAACAAAATCCCAGGATGGGCAACAGTCTGAAAGCCATAGTTGCTTTTGTACCCTCCAACAAGTGCCAGAAGTACCTCCTAGAAGACCTAGAAGAGATGCCAGTGGATAAAATGGTGGATCTGAGTGGCAGGCAGCTGAGGCGGCTGCCTCTGCACATTTGCTCTTTTCGGGAACTGGTTAAGCTGTACCTGAGCGACAACAACCTGAACCATCTGCCCCCcgagctggagcagctgcaaaACCTGCAGATATTGGCACTGGACTTCAACAACTTCAAAGCGCTGCCCCTAGTTGTGTGCACACTGAGGCAGCTGTGCATTCTCTACCTGGGCAACAACAAGCTCTGCAGCCTGCCCCTTGAGCTGCGGCTCCTGCAGAACCTCAAGACCCTCTGGATCGAGTCCAACTGCCTGCAGTACCTGCCCGAGGTGGTGTGTGAGCTCAGCCTGCTGAAGACCCTGCACGCCGGCTCCAACGCACTGCGCAcactccctccccagctgcagtgcCTGCAGGAGCTGCGCACCATCTGGCTGTCAGGCAACCTGCTCTCTGAGtttcctcctgtgctcctgAACATGCCATTTCTGGAGGTCATCGACGTGGACCGCAATTCCATCCGGTTCTTCCCCAGCCTAGCTCACCTCCCTGGCCTGAAGCTGGTGATCTATGACCACAACCCCTGCAGGAACGCTCCCAAAGTGGCCAAAGGAGTGCGCAGGGTGGGGAGGTGGTCAGAGGAGACTCCTGAGCCCCGCAAGCGGTCCGGGGCAGTGATAGATATCACGCTTGAGGAGAAACCCTTGCTACCTCCTGCCGCGAAGACCAAGCCAGAAGCCGAGCCCTGCTGATGCTCAACTTCCCATTCTGGCAAACGTGGCAGCGCACCCACACCACCGCCTGACCTCTACCTCTTCCTTGCGTGCTGGTGTCCAGGCACCACCACACCGCCCGGCTTGTCTTCAGGGGTAGGTACAGTGGCTTGGAGCTGTGTGACAGCAAAACTCTTGTACAGACATGCTCTTTCGCACAGCACCCCTAGAGCAGACTtattcctccctttcctcctcctcccatgATGGGACCACTGAGTTCACAGTAGAGGTGAAGACTTACTTTAGATGTTTTCCATGGGTGGATTGCACGGCGCATGTATGGACTTGCTGCTCTTCACCCATGGGCTCATTCTTCTCGCTTTCACCTTGCTGGTGTCTGAGCTCAGCTGGAAGCCACTGCTCAAGGTGATCACTCCTGAGAGCCACAGCTCTAAAGCAACCCACAGCATTTGTCTCAAATGACTTATCTGAAACGCAGCAACAGCTTGAAGATTGCCATGCCTGCCACATGGGAAGTGGCAGTGGAGCCCTGGCTGCACTATCAAGGAAACTGCACCGCACGTAGGTAACAGGGAGCTCTGCTCTTATCAGTGCTGCCTTCTTTCTGCAAAATTTGCAACTTTGTTACTGTCAAGCAGCATTTCAGATGATGGTGAGGAAGGTAGAGGCTTTGCTGCTAGTTTTTGTATCCAACAACACTGCCTGTAAGGGCAGCTGTACAGGACAAGTTTTCATGCAGTAGCAAAGAAGGAAATCAAAGTCTGACTAAAGCAGCAAAATCAGAAGAGCAGCAAAGGTAAACTTGCATGAATAAAACCCAGGGCTAGGAGCTTGCCACTATGGGTCTGCACATAATCTGAAGCTGAGGCAAActttactcagctgatttcaGCCAGGTATTTCTCCAGGTTGCAACTCTGACCAGTTTAGATGCCCTTCAAACTGCACTGAACTaacttttctttaaaggaaactTTGCTTTAATCTAGTAATACAGAAATCTGGctcaaaatgaaattttaaacttTTGATTCTATTGAATTTAGTGAAAGACAGCTTTTGTAACGAGTGGAGAGCCCTTGGTGGTGCTCTCTTCAAGTTGAACTGCCTCACCAGTGCAGCCTGTAGAAGGGGCAGTTGACTTTCAAGAAAAGGTTTGATTCCATGCCAGTTTGTAACTGTTTAATGTCATCTGCATGcctgaaaaattatttggagATATACAGATTCTGCTAGCACTTGCTGTCTTATTAAAGAAAGTCCAAATGTGGATTTGGCTGGCACCTATATAGTGTGCTACTAGTCAAATTAAATAAAGTATATTAGCAGCTTACCAAGTTAAACCATACCTCTTTGGAATTAACAGAATTCTCTTTCCAACAATTCCTTCCtacaaaaggaaagcagaagagtttggggcttttttaacATCCAAGGTCAATGTTTTATTTCCTACAGAACTGACCCAGTACTGTGTTTAtctgaggggagggggagaaagtgCTTTCACTGGCTTGTCAATGGTCTGTGTTTCACACAGCTCTCTTCAGACAGTATTGTCACTTCTGAAGAGCTGAAGAGAGTCTGTGTTGAGAGTTCAGGGGAGCATTCTGTAAGTAGATTCCCTTCACTTTAGGAAACCTAAGGGAGAAAAATGTTTGCACACATTACTTCCTTATTTCAAATTAATGTTTCTGCTTTGGCAGACTTGCCCTGATGTTTGCCAGGCACTGCATTATGTGTGCAAGGGCCAGAAGAGTCACAACGCCTGGCGAGCACCTCTGGGCTTCCAGAAACAGGGCCTCCACTTGCCTGTGCTTACAGTCATCACAAATCCATGTACAGACTGCTGCAGGCATCACAGACTTCCTTATGATCATGGATAAAGAAATCAGCCCAATTAAGAAACACGCTGCCTTTGCAGCAACTActagaataggaaaaaaaatataaagacagGCTAAAGCAGACATGAAAGGGGTGGTGTGTGTGAGGAGAATGCGAAGCAGCCTGAAACATTTTCTGCTAACTGCCCTCTATTATACATGTTTGTAGTCGTCCAGAGCCCTTCACAGTTAAACACTCAGACTGTTTGTGCAGAATGTTGCTCTCTCTCCCAAACCGCATCTTGCTCTCAACTCCCCTCAGCAGAACTCCTATCTACATAAAATTTGTGGTGTAAAAAGCTGTAAAATCACCTAGTTGTAGTTTTGATCATTAGCTAAGgttcctctttttttatataatgaaaggaagagaaaaagctgAAGAGTAATATTCCAGGACCACAAGAAAAAGATACCATCTAACTTCAGAGCCTGTTTCAAGGATCCCAACTCAAAACCTATGCAGCCAAAACTGGAATACACCACTTAACTAAATGCACCAGGTCAACCCAAACCAGCAAGCCACAAGGGCCTAGTCTCTGCCTGAAGCGTCTGAGGACCGAGGACGTGCATTGTCCTAATGGAACTGCCCTTCCTGGTTCTACACAAAGAAACACAACTTCAGCAAATcggaatttttttaatttattttttttatttctgtgtattaTAAGTGGAACCTGGAGAGGAACAGAAGGAATAGGGTTGTATAAAACCCCTGTTTTACTTGAAAGTGAATTCTTCCCACAACACATGTAAGTTCCAGTAAGTTAAAACCAACTGAAGACACTGCCATTGAAGGAGATCTGCTTGTCTCAAGCTTCTGTTCCATAACCTCACGAAAActacatcattaaaaaaaaaaattactaggTGAGATCTGGTCCACACATCCTCAGGTACCAAAGAAAATTTAACATGGGCGATGGTCTGGTACACGttttctggggagaaaaagaaaaatcagaaaatgatGTAcaccagcccctccccacccactCCTATTTTTCATCTTTAGCTGGTATTTTGTGTTCAGTGCCAGCTTTATCTCACAGCACAAAAGGCAGTATCACCTCAAAGCTAACACACCACCTGCAATCATGGCGAAAAACCCTGTGATTCAATAAGCAGTGCAAACTGCCTGATAGCAGGTGGACATGGGATAACCCGCCCAAGAGCAGCAACTCTTCCCAAACTTTTTAACAAACGTGTTTTTGCTTAAGCTGTAGATTCCAGCTCAGAAGCAGCTGAGCATTCCATTACAATTgttgccaaaagaaaaaaaaaaagcagcatgatACATTACATTTTGGTCAGCTGGTTTTGCAGATGTTTCAGTGCTATATATGACAGGAGTAGCTGCTGATCTAAGATTAACTAGGCATTACTCAGGCACACCAATATAAGCTCACTGATGGCTCTAAAGGTCTGGTCATATTGCTAAAGCAATAAAATTATCAAATATGAACATCAGTATGTCAGATGTCAGGTTTCATttcaaataaagcatttttagaACAAGGTTTTTCTGTACTGCTACTCTTCCACAGAAGGAGGTTACTCTATACCACTGTAACTGACCATTCAGATGCTCAGATCATACCTTGGTGCTGCTTTAATGATGTCATCTACACGAAGAATCatttctgctgcttcagctgcaCTCAGCAAAACTTGTCTCTTAACTTGGAAACTTTCTGTTACTCCCAGAACTGCCATGTCTCCAATGATACCCTCTTTCATATCTGGAAGAAACACATTAAgaggttgtgggtttttttcttaacttgGCATTTTTTTACGGAAATTATAAGAAGGTGAGAGCATAGTAACTTACCCGCTCAAACAAACCATATTGATAGTAAGGGAAGTATTAAATAAAGTCTTTCACCTCAAGGCTCCTGATTTAAGCCTAACGTTGCAAttacacacaaaaaattaaCGATGAAAACTGTATACACTACGAAGAGGAGACAAGATCCCAACAGGACTCTCAGCACTATTTCATTAGGTATATTAACTTCAGAGTTCTTCACTACAACTTTGTggtggttgttttctttttggatTGGGGGGGGGGAACAGGAAGGAGGATGTGTTTGCTTGTGCTGGGTTTTCAGTTGCatttaaaacaatgtttttctttttaagcttcATGTAACTAGACTCAATGTAAGTAAGGAAAACGTTTTTTAGAGGTAGAAACCATCCACTTCAAAAACAAAGGTTTTCACTCTACTGTCAAAAGCCTGGTAAAATGATAAAGGATGCCTGAGGTCTGTGCAAAGCAAACGGAAATCAACCTACTCAGTTCTGGCTGAATATATGCGACAGACACATGTGATCAACTGTAATGAGCCTGATCAGCCTGCCAAACAGCAATTCAATCACAGAAATAATACTGAGCCCCTTACCCAGTCCATAAGTAGTCTTCCCTTCACTGtgagcagctctgagctgagCAACCAAATCAGCACTGTCATAGCCAGCATTATCAGCTATTATTGTTGGGATCTAAGAGGATAAACACAGGTTGGTTTTAATTAACACAGGGACTGATCCCTACTAAATATGAAACATACTTTGACATTACTAGTTTACAACTGAATTTCAAGAAGAGGCTTCAAAAACATGGCAGATGATCTCTTGCAGTGATTATaagacagggaaagaaaaaaaaaaccaaactaccTTTCTAAGGATTTTGTATAAGACCCTGTTGTAAGGAAAGTAGCAGAGAGGACAGAAGCATGTTAGCAGATTTGTCGGTTCATTTTACatggacagggaaaaaaaaagaatcttgtCTTTCATCAAGTTAGACTACAActggagaaatattttaattttcagaacaTAAGCCTGCTGATAAGCATTAACCACCTGATCATTCCATTCACTGTTTCAGTGACAGCAGTGCAAAGTAATGTCAAGTGTTACCATGctcttgaattttattttcttggcagACATGTTTTCCTATAGTCTTTCATTTCCTAAGAAAGGTTTTCCCTAAAAATTTCCCTAAATTACAGGAAGGCAATTTGTTCTCAAATAGCACAATTCTATAAATGTTTCTTATGACACTCTTATTTCCTACTAAGATGCAATCTCTAATGCAAGCCCAGAAGCTTCTAGATAGTACTAGAGTATGAATACACCCAAATAGCAGTAGAGCACTAATGGAACAGAGAGTTGCTCTTTTCTAAATCAGGTGTCAACTAAATAAGATGAGATTTTTATGTGCTATTTCTGCAGCACTTTTAGCTTGCAGGTAAGAGGAGCAAAAACCAATTAGAGAAAGGTTGGCATATGAACATTCACAATTCTGTAACACGCAGAACTATTAAAATACCAGTACTTTTTCTCTAAGACAGAAAACAACTTTTCCTCCTTTGTTCATCCAAGATGTGTTGctaaatttcacttttttattctaacaaacaaaatttttaaagtgaagCAACTATCTGATGTCATAAATTAGTATATTTTGTGAAACTTTGTCTCTTAATCCAGCAATCTGATTAAATAAACTCACCATTCGTAAAGCCTTAGCAAAGGACTCCATTGCAACAGACTCTTTGCCAGGTGTTCTGACAGCAAGTTCTGCAACAGCATTAGCCATCAGCATCTCTGAACAACCTATTTATTGAAGACACACAGATGTTACATATCTGATGAACAGTAACAAGAAATATGTATCATGTACCAAGTATAAGGAATGTAATATTCACCTCCACCATACACAGTTCGAGTGTCCTTCACAGTCTGGGCAAGAACACAGAGAGCATCATGCAAAGACCTCTCTGCTTCATCTAGAATCTGCTGTGTTGCTCCACGCAAAACTATGGTGCAAGCTTCACCTAGaaagcacaaacacaaaaagatttaaaaaaagaaaccacagacACATAAAGAGGCTAtcacaaagcatttttaaaggttttgctATCACTACAG of Pseudopipra pipra isolate bDixPip1 chromosome 5, bDixPip1.hap1, whole genome shotgun sequence contains these proteins:
- the LRRC10 gene encoding leucine-rich repeat-containing protein 10, translated to MGNSLKAIVAFVPSNKCQKYLLEDLEEMPVDKMVDLSGRQLRRLPLHICSFRELVKLYLSDNNLNHLPPELEQLQNLQILALDFNNFKALPLVVCTLRQLCILYLGNNKLCSLPLELRLLQNLKTLWIESNCLQYLPEVVCELSLLKTLHAGSNALRTLPPQLQCLQELRTIWLSGNLLSEFPPVLLNMPFLEVIDVDRNSIRFFPSLAHLPGLKLVIYDHNPCRNAPKVAKGVRRVGRWSEETPEPRKRSGAVIDITLEEKPLLPPAAKTKPEAEPC